From the genome of Novosphingobium sp. TH158, one region includes:
- a CDS encoding (2Fe-2S)-binding protein, with amino-acid sequence MSKIAVSTRVNGDSAEFLCDAGESLLDALRWKLDLTGSKEGCGSGDCGACTVVMDGQMVCSCLVLAVEAEGRSITTIEGVAEGGRLHPVQEKFLELGALQCGFCTPGFIVAAKELLDRNPDPSESEIRYWLAGNLCRCTGYDKIVRAVQAAAAQMRQEGAAA; translated from the coding sequence ATGAGCAAGATCGCAGTCAGCACGAGGGTTAACGGCGACAGCGCCGAATTCCTCTGCGATGCCGGCGAAAGCCTGCTCGATGCCCTGCGCTGGAAGCTTGACCTGACCGGCTCGAAGGAAGGCTGCGGATCGGGCGATTGCGGGGCCTGCACCGTGGTCATGGACGGACAGATGGTCTGTTCCTGCCTGGTCCTTGCAGTCGAGGCAGAGGGGCGTTCGATCACCACGATCGAAGGCGTTGCCGAAGGTGGCCGGCTGCATCCGGTGCAGGAAAAGTTCCTGGAACTGGGCGCGCTCCAGTGCGGTTTCTGCACGCCGGGCTTCATCGTCGCGGCCAAGGAGCTGCTGGATCGCAATCCCGACCCGAGCGAGAGCGAGATCCGCTATTGGTTGGCCGGCAACCTGTGCCGCTGCACCGGCTATGACAAGATCGTGCGCGCTGTGCAGGCCGCGGCCGCGCAGATGCGCCAGGAAGGAGCCGCCGCATGA
- a CDS encoding SRPBCC family protein: MNAETEVQAQAWSIPTEAYLSPEYARAERDALWRKVWQVACREEEIEKPGDYITYDILDDSIIVTRQDDGSIRAFHNVCPHRGRKLTEGCGHARGFKCGFHGWSWALDGRNLGVTRKSGYGDSLNAEDIRLKTVKADTWGGWVFITMDPDAVPLHEYLGEVVPLLDPFEMQNMRYRWRQWLHFPCNWKVAVEAFNEGYHVIGTHPQLAVYSDKPTWSRSLGIHGNFGALQREGVGGGTAGAAGAADMRVGLATSLNQVWEEVWATTTQTMVDVANKLVDELPEGTPTHEVHMHFMRRVIEEDAKRGVTWPPLDPKHAAEAGSDVHVFPNTVLIYGPTFALCYRARPNGYDPDSCIFEVYTLEKFPEGQEPKPENLYKPEQTLDHWPVVLLQDFSNMGAVQQGMKSMAFGAARPHPTEEEAVVNFHRTLASYLGTGGPEMVG; this comes from the coding sequence ATGAACGCCGAAACCGAAGTGCAGGCCCAGGCCTGGTCGATCCCCACCGAGGCCTATCTTTCCCCCGAATATGCCCGGGCCGAACGCGATGCCTTGTGGCGCAAGGTCTGGCAGGTGGCCTGCCGCGAGGAAGAGATCGAGAAGCCGGGCGATTATATCACCTATGACATCCTCGACGATTCGATCATCGTCACCCGGCAGGACGATGGCTCGATCCGGGCGTTCCACAACGTCTGCCCGCACCGGGGGCGCAAGCTCACCGAAGGCTGCGGCCACGCGCGCGGCTTCAAGTGCGGGTTTCATGGCTGGAGCTGGGCGCTCGACGGGCGCAACCTCGGCGTCACGCGCAAGAGCGGCTATGGTGACAGCCTGAACGCCGAAGATATCCGCCTCAAGACCGTCAAGGCGGACACCTGGGGCGGCTGGGTGTTCATCACCATGGACCCGGACGCCGTTCCCCTGCACGAATACCTGGGCGAAGTCGTGCCGCTGCTCGATCCCTTCGAAATGCAGAACATGCGCTATCGCTGGCGGCAGTGGCTGCACTTCCCCTGCAACTGGAAGGTTGCTGTCGAAGCCTTCAACGAAGGCTACCACGTGATCGGCACGCACCCGCAGCTTGCCGTATATTCCGACAAGCCGACCTGGAGCCGTTCGCTGGGCATCCACGGCAATTTCGGCGCCCTGCAACGCGAGGGCGTCGGCGGCGGAACGGCAGGTGCCGCGGGCGCTGCCGACATGCGCGTGGGCCTCGCCACCAGCCTCAACCAGGTGTGGGAGGAAGTCTGGGCGACGACGACGCAGACCATGGTCGATGTCGCCAACAAGCTGGTCGACGAACTGCCCGAGGGCACGCCTACCCACGAAGTGCACATGCACTTCATGCGCCGCGTGATCGAGGAAGATGCCAAGCGCGGCGTCACCTGGCCTCCGCTTGACCCGAAGCACGCGGCCGAAGCCGGCAGCGATGTCCACGTGTTTCCCAACACCGTGCTGATCTACGGGCCGACCTTTGCCCTGTGCTATCGCGCCCGGCCCAATGGCTATGATCCCGACAGCTGCATTTTCGAGGTCTATACGCTCGAGAAATTCCCCGAAGGCCAGGAACCGAAGCCGGAGAACCTATACAAGCCCGAACAGACGCTGGACCACTGGCCGGTCGTGCTGTTGCAGGACTTCTCCAACATGGGCGCGGTGCAGCAGGGGATGAAATCGATGGCCTTCGGCGCGGCCCGCCCGCACCCGACCGAGGAAGAAGCCGTGGTCAACTTCCACCGAACCCTGGCGAGCTACTTGGGAACCGGCGGACCGGAGATGGTGGGCTAA
- a CDS encoding biotin/lipoyl-containing protein — translation MSTILTLPKLEMSMSEGTLAEWSVPDGSDVTEGQVIYVLETDKTARDIEAPASGKLVQKVPAGETYECGTEIGEIV, via the coding sequence ATGTCCACGATCCTCACCCTTCCCAAGCTTGAAATGTCGATGAGCGAAGGCACGCTGGCCGAATGGTCCGTGCCCGATGGCAGCGATGTCACCGAAGGCCAGGTGATCTACGTGCTGGAAACCGACAAGACCGCGCGCGACATCGAAGCGCCGGCCAGCGGCAAGCTGGTGCAGAAGGTTCCGGCCGGTGAAACCTATGAATGCGGCACGGAAATCGGCGAAATCGTCTGA
- a CDS encoding thiamine pyrophosphate-dependent enzyme produces the protein MSQSNLGIEPEVLKAIYGQMARIRAVDKAIQAGLSAGKFMFTYWPMTGQECIPATVSQLVTERDYMITTYRGIHDQVAKGVDLYGMFAEALGRQDGVNKGKGGSPHISDPSSGSMVTTAIVGAGAPIANGLAISAKERGEDRVTIVNFGDGATSIGAVHEAMNLAGAWQLPVIFMCQNNQWGEYTPIPDYTASPNFFGRAEALGFRGVQLDGNDPAAFYNGMKDVIDHVRAGKGPVFVEALTYRMGPHAGVGENYNAAKDVLAAAKERAPVEKTRALLIEAGISSEEELSALESAIKAEVDDAIARALESPVTPASETVTDVFEDVTCVPQRGSYPVRADEGPLPAETKTMSMVEAIRDAQHIAMTANKEVFILGEDVGDPQGGVFGTNKGLQTEFGKNRVRPTPIAEQAIIGAALGSSIAGMSPIAEIMFSDFFGVCMDQVYNHAAKQRYMSGSTTHAPMTIRVQAGGGMGGFGAQHSQSMEAWLLHSPGIKVVYPSNPADAKGLLASCIADPDPCVMFESMMLLFTQKDEVPVGDYRIPLGVAKVKREGTDVTLISYGWEMLNCMAAAEELAKEGISAEVIDLRSLMPIDYHRILESVKKTGRAVVVHAAVEFCGLGSEICATINEELWGKLKAPAIRLGAAYAPIAYSNAIEFSQVPGAQAIAARVRETMKS, from the coding sequence ATGAGCCAGAGCAACCTCGGGATCGAACCCGAAGTCCTGAAGGCGATCTATGGCCAGATGGCCCGGATCCGCGCAGTGGACAAGGCGATCCAGGCCGGGCTTTCGGCGGGCAAGTTCATGTTCACCTACTGGCCGATGACCGGTCAGGAATGCATCCCGGCAACCGTGTCGCAGCTCGTCACCGAGCGCGACTATATGATCACCACCTATCGCGGCATCCATGACCAGGTCGCCAAGGGCGTCGATCTTTACGGCATGTTCGCCGAAGCCCTGGGCCGCCAGGACGGCGTCAACAAGGGCAAGGGCGGCAGCCCGCACATCTCCGATCCGTCCTCGGGATCGATGGTCACCACCGCCATCGTCGGCGCCGGTGCGCCCATCGCCAACGGCCTTGCCATCTCGGCCAAGGAACGCGGCGAGGACCGCGTGACCATCGTCAACTTCGGCGATGGCGCCACCTCGATCGGCGCGGTGCACGAAGCCATGAACCTTGCCGGCGCATGGCAGCTGCCGGTGATCTTCATGTGCCAGAACAACCAGTGGGGCGAATACACCCCGATCCCTGACTACACCGCCAGCCCCAACTTCTTCGGCCGCGCCGAAGCCCTGGGCTTCCGCGGCGTGCAGCTCGACGGCAACGATCCGGCGGCCTTCTACAACGGCATGAAGGACGTGATCGACCATGTCCGCGCCGGCAAGGGCCCCGTCTTTGTCGAGGCGCTGACCTATCGCATGGGGCCGCACGCTGGCGTGGGTGAAAACTACAACGCCGCCAAGGACGTGCTTGCCGCCGCCAAGGAGCGCGCCCCGGTCGAAAAGACCCGCGCCCTGCTGATCGAGGCCGGCATCAGCTCCGAGGAAGAGCTTTCCGCTCTCGAGTCCGCAATCAAGGCGGAAGTCGACGATGCTATCGCACGCGCGCTGGAAAGCCCGGTTACCCCGGCCAGCGAAACCGTGACCGACGTGTTCGAGGATGTCACCTGCGTGCCGCAGCGCGGCTCCTACCCGGTCCGCGCCGATGAAGGCCCGCTCCCGGCCGAAACCAAGACCATGTCGATGGTCGAGGCGATCCGCGATGCCCAGCACATCGCGATGACCGCCAACAAGGAAGTCTTCATCCTGGGCGAGGACGTGGGCGACCCGCAAGGCGGCGTCTTCGGTACCAACAAGGGCCTGCAGACCGAATTCGGCAAGAACCGCGTCCGCCCGACCCCGATTGCCGAACAGGCGATCATCGGTGCGGCCCTGGGTTCGTCGATTGCCGGCATGAGCCCGATCGCCGAAATCATGTTCTCCGACTTCTTCGGCGTCTGCATGGACCAGGTCTACAACCACGCCGCCAAGCAGCGCTACATGTCGGGCTCCACCACCCACGCACCGATGACCATCCGCGTCCAGGCCGGTGGCGGCATGGGCGGCTTCGGCGCGCAGCACTCGCAGTCGATGGAAGCCTGGCTGCTTCACTCGCCGGGCATCAAGGTTGTCTATCCGTCGAACCCGGCGGACGCCAAGGGCCTGCTGGCATCGTGCATCGCCGATCCCGATCCCTGCGTGATGTTCGAATCGATGATGCTGCTGTTCACGCAGAAGGATGAAGTGCCGGTGGGCGATTATCGCATCCCGCTGGGCGTCGCCAAGGTGAAGCGCGAAGGCACCGATGTCACCCTGATCAGCTATGGCTGGGAAATGCTGAACTGCATGGCCGCCGCCGAGGAACTGGCCAAGGAAGGCATCAGCGCCGAAGTGATCGACCTGCGTTCGCTGATGCCGATCGACTATCACCGCATCCTGGAATCGGTGAAGAAGACGGGCCGTGCGGTTGTCGTCCACGCGGCGGTCGAATTCTGCGGCCTCGGCTCGGAAATCTGCGCCACGATCAACGAAGAGCTGTGGGGCAAGCTCAAGGCGCCCGCCATCCGTCTTGGTGCCGCCTATGCTCCGATCGCCTATTCGAACGCCATCGAGTTCAGCCAGGTACCCGGCGCCCAGGCGATTGCGGCCCGCGTCCGCGAAACCATGAAATCCTGA
- a CDS encoding zinc-binding dehydrogenase yields the protein MKAAYIRNGQVLTGELPDPVPGKGQALVRTHSCGMCASEQHFLHAGRNIIDLSRRLGGPYAALEWDRPFVPGHEFVGEVLDYGPGSARKVPVGSKVTSVPIMRQGGAHAVVGFSHVCPGGYGELMLLDEDIMFALPDSFDDDHGAMIEPLAVGLEHARRGRPEKGDVALVLGCGAIGLGVVAGLRLMGIAPIVAADFHPARREEALRMGAHVAVDPREASPHAPLPDVGRVPNLIYECVGRPGLLQSLIEAAPFDGRIVMGGYCMEEESLFVFAAQNKRLNVQFAGGEEPQDMDLAMRAIGDGRIDITPWIGARIGRSGVAAAMAAMSGPDAPVRVVVDPRLD from the coding sequence GTGAAAGCCGCTTACATCCGCAACGGCCAGGTGCTGACCGGCGAACTGCCCGATCCCGTTCCGGGCAAGGGGCAGGCGCTGGTTCGCACCCATTCGTGCGGAATGTGCGCGAGCGAGCAGCATTTCCTCCATGCCGGGCGCAACATCATCGACCTGTCGCGCCGGCTGGGCGGGCCTTATGCCGCGCTGGAGTGGGACCGTCCCTTTGTTCCCGGCCACGAATTCGTCGGTGAGGTGCTGGACTACGGTCCGGGCTCGGCCCGCAAGGTGCCGGTTGGCAGCAAGGTCACCTCGGTACCGATCATGCGGCAGGGCGGGGCCCATGCGGTCGTGGGCTTCAGCCACGTCTGCCCCGGCGGCTACGGCGAGCTGATGCTGCTGGACGAAGATATCATGTTCGCCCTGCCGGACAGTTTCGACGATGATCACGGCGCGATGATCGAGCCGCTGGCCGTCGGCCTTGAACATGCGCGGCGCGGGCGTCCGGAAAAGGGCGATGTTGCCCTCGTGCTCGGCTGCGGGGCGATCGGGCTGGGGGTTGTCGCCGGTCTTCGCCTGATGGGCATCGCGCCCATCGTCGCGGCCGATTTCCACCCCGCCCGGCGCGAGGAAGCGCTGCGCATGGGCGCGCACGTGGCGGTCGATCCCCGGGAAGCGTCGCCTCATGCGCCTTTGCCCGACGTGGGCCGGGTGCCCAACCTGATCTACGAATGCGTCGGCAGGCCCGGCCTGCTGCAAAGCCTGATCGAGGCGGCGCCGTTCGACGGCCGGATCGTCATGGGCGGCTATTGCATGGAAGAGGAAAGCCTCTTCGTCTTCGCCGCGCAGAACAAGCGCCTCAACGTCCAGTTCGCGGGCGGCGAGGAACCGCAGGATATGGACCTTGCCATGCGCGCGATTGGCGATGGCCGGATCGACATCACGCCGTGGATCGGCGCGCGGATCGGCCGCAGCGGTGTGGCCGCGGCCATGGCCGCAATGAGCGGACCCGATGCGCCGGTACGCGTGGTCGTCGATCCGCGGCTGGATTAG
- a CDS encoding xanthine dehydrogenase family protein molybdopterin-binding subunit, whose amino-acid sequence MNAPENPKAFRLVGTRPVRPDGVDKVTGKAIYGPDFAAAGMLHGAMVRSPHPHARIVSIDASKALALPGVKAVVTAADFPAQSSVEVQGGETSGDLKNMSLGCMAQDKVLYAGHAVCAVAATSPSIAEQAARLVQVNYEVLPHVIGIEEALAPDAPILHEGMITKGLEPAPEAPSNAAACFTLARGDAKAAMERAAVVASGRYYTPPVHQGYLEPHACVASWGADGQAQIWCSSQGHYEVRNFTAGILKMPIADLRVFPLEIGGGFGGKTTIYLEPVAMLLSKKAGRPVRMAMNRQEVFNASGPAPGSLMEVRLGADAEGRFVALELEFWSHAGAFPGSATHSSAMTALGAYNIADAWVRGWDVCSNMPSTHAYRAPGAPPIAFALEGAVDDVARQLGMDAIDIRLKNACREGDPGPMRIPHGRIGYVECLEAAKAHPHWSAPLGPNQGRGIAGAFWGNYGGPSTAAVALASDGSVMVTTGSPDIGGSRASMAIMAAETLGVAYDSVRVAIADTGSLGYSMLTGGSRVTFATGKAVVEATRKVIATLVERAASLMGTEPDKVEWRDGAAHGPDGQSLSIAAIAARSGQFSGPVSAEATVNALDYLPGFALHICDVEVDPESGQVGVVRYTAIQDVGTAIHPDYVEGQLQGGAVQGIGWALNEAYVFGPDGRMANDGFLDYRMPVCSDLPMIDTVLVEVPNPAHPYGVKGVGESPIVPPLGAVANALRDATGVRFTELPLTPDRVHARLHG is encoded by the coding sequence ATGAACGCGCCGGAAAATCCCAAGGCTTTCCGCCTCGTCGGCACGCGACCTGTCCGCCCTGACGGGGTGGACAAGGTTACCGGCAAGGCCATCTACGGCCCCGATTTCGCTGCCGCCGGAATGTTGCACGGGGCCATGGTCCGCAGCCCTCATCCGCATGCGCGCATCGTCTCGATCGACGCCAGCAAGGCGCTTGCCCTGCCGGGCGTGAAGGCCGTCGTCACCGCGGCAGACTTCCCGGCGCAAAGCTCGGTCGAGGTGCAGGGCGGTGAAACCTCCGGCGATCTGAAGAACATGTCGCTGGGCTGCATGGCGCAGGACAAGGTGCTTTACGCCGGCCACGCCGTCTGCGCCGTCGCCGCGACAAGCCCGTCCATCGCTGAACAGGCAGCGCGGCTGGTTCAGGTGAACTATGAAGTTCTGCCGCATGTGATCGGCATCGAAGAGGCACTCGCGCCCGATGCTCCGATCCTGCACGAAGGCATGATTACCAAGGGCTTGGAGCCGGCACCTGAAGCCCCTTCGAATGCGGCGGCCTGTTTCACCCTTGCCCGTGGAGACGCGAAGGCGGCCATGGAGCGGGCGGCGGTTGTCGCATCGGGCCGCTATTACACGCCGCCGGTGCACCAGGGGTATCTCGAGCCGCATGCCTGCGTTGCTTCATGGGGCGCGGATGGTCAGGCGCAAATCTGGTGTTCCAGCCAGGGCCATTACGAGGTCCGCAATTTCACCGCTGGCATCCTCAAGATGCCGATTGCCGACCTGCGCGTCTTCCCGCTGGAGATCGGCGGAGGCTTCGGCGGCAAGACCACGATCTACCTCGAACCGGTTGCCATGCTGCTGTCGAAGAAGGCCGGACGACCGGTGCGCATGGCAATGAACCGGCAGGAAGTATTCAACGCTTCCGGTCCGGCGCCGGGGTCGCTGATGGAAGTAAGGCTGGGTGCCGATGCCGAAGGCCGCTTCGTGGCGCTCGAGCTTGAGTTCTGGAGCCATGCCGGCGCGTTTCCCGGTTCGGCCACCCATTCCAGCGCGATGACCGCCCTGGGAGCCTACAATATCGCCGATGCCTGGGTGCGCGGCTGGGATGTCTGCTCCAACATGCCGAGCACGCACGCCTATCGTGCTCCCGGCGCGCCGCCCATCGCCTTTGCGCTCGAAGGTGCGGTGGACGATGTCGCCCGCCAGCTGGGCATGGATGCGATAGACATCCGCCTGAAGAACGCCTGCCGCGAGGGCGATCCGGGGCCGATGCGGATCCCGCACGGGCGCATCGGCTATGTCGAATGCCTTGAAGCGGCAAAGGCCCACCCGCACTGGTCCGCACCGCTGGGCCCCAACCAGGGGCGCGGCATCGCCGGTGCCTTCTGGGGCAATTACGGCGGCCCTTCGACCGCTGCCGTGGCGCTTGCTTCGGATGGCTCGGTCATGGTCACCACCGGCAGCCCGGACATCGGCGGCAGCCGCGCCTCGATGGCGATCATGGCCGCGGAAACGCTTGGCGTTGCCTATGATAGCGTGCGCGTGGCCATCGCCGATACCGGATCGCTGGGCTATTCGATGCTCACCGGCGGCAGCCGCGTCACCTTCGCCACGGGCAAGGCGGTGGTGGAGGCCACCCGCAAGGTCATCGCTACCCTGGTAGAGCGCGCGGCGAGCCTGATGGGCACCGAGCCGGACAAGGTGGAATGGCGCGATGGCGCGGCGCATGGCCCCGATGGGCAGAGCCTGTCCATCGCGGCGATTGCCGCCCGATCCGGCCAGTTCTCCGGCCCGGTTTCGGCAGAAGCGACGGTCAACGCGCTCGATTACCTTCCCGGCTTTGCGCTGCATATCTGCGATGTGGAAGTCGATCCGGAAAGCGGGCAGGTGGGCGTGGTCCGCTATACCGCGATCCAGGATGTCGGCACGGCGATCCATCCCGACTATGTCGAGGGCCAGCTTCAGGGCGGGGCGGTGCAAGGCATCGGCTGGGCCCTGAACGAGGCCTATGTCTTCGGACCTGACGGTCGCATGGCGAACGATGGCTTCCTCGATTACCGGATGCCGGTCTGTTCGGACCTGCCGATGATCGATACGGTGCTGGTCGAGGTGCCCAACCCGGCGCATCCCTATGGCGTGAAGGGCGTGGGGGAGAGCCCCATCGTGCCGCCGCTCGGCGCCGTAGCCAATGCCCTGCGCGATGCCACCGGGGTTCGCTTTACCGAGCTGCCGCTGACGCCGGACCGGGTCCACGCCCGACTGCACGGGTAA
- a CDS encoding xanthine dehydrogenase family protein subunit M, giving the protein MTMTYHQPRSREEAVALLAADPSARVLAGGTDLIVQMRSGRAAPGAIVDIKRISAMQAVQGGDQGFTIGAAMPCTGLKLSADLCAAWPGVVEAANLIGSVQVRNRATMAGNLCNASPAADAVPALIAAGASALVVGPQGERLVPVESIPAGPGKTNLQPGEFIAELRLPPRPAGGGDAYLRATPRTEMDIAIVGAGVALVIDASGTCTAARVALGAVAPTAILVPEAGAALLGTKVDDAAMEAMAAAVRAVCRPIDDKRGTAAYRTHMAGVLARRAASIALARAKGEQA; this is encoded by the coding sequence ATGACCATGACCTATCACCAGCCCCGCAGCCGCGAAGAGGCTGTCGCGCTGCTTGCCGCCGATCCCTCTGCCCGCGTGCTGGCAGGCGGAACTGACCTGATCGTGCAGATGCGCAGCGGCCGGGCGGCCCCCGGCGCCATCGTCGATATCAAGCGCATTTCGGCCATGCAGGCGGTGCAGGGCGGGGACCAGGGCTTCACCATCGGCGCGGCGATGCCTTGCACCGGGCTCAAGCTTTCGGCGGATCTGTGCGCTGCCTGGCCCGGCGTTGTCGAGGCGGCGAACCTCATCGGCTCGGTCCAGGTGCGCAACCGCGCGACGATGGCGGGCAACCTGTGCAACGCCTCGCCCGCCGCCGATGCCGTTCCCGCGTTGATCGCCGCCGGGGCGAGCGCGCTGGTCGTCGGGCCGCAGGGCGAGCGGCTGGTACCGGTCGAGTCCATTCCGGCAGGACCGGGAAAGACCAACCTGCAACCGGGCGAATTCATCGCCGAACTGCGCCTGCCGCCGCGGCCTGCGGGCGGCGGGGATGCCTACCTGCGTGCAACCCCGCGCACGGAAATGGACATTGCCATCGTCGGCGCGGGAGTTGCCCTGGTGATCGACGCCAGCGGCACCTGCACAGCGGCGCGGGTGGCGCTGGGTGCCGTTGCGCCGACCGCGATCCTCGTGCCCGAAGCAGGTGCGGCCTTGCTGGGCACGAAGGTGGACGATGCCGCAATGGAAGCCATGGCCGCCGCCGTGCGCGCCGTTTGTCGGCCTATCGACGACAAGCGCGGCACTGCCGCCTACCGCACTCACATGGCCGGCGTCCTCGCGCGCCGGGCCGCCAGCATTGCCCTCGCGCGGGCGAAGGGAGAACAGGCATGA
- a CDS encoding MoaD/ThiS family protein codes for MPRAILLPPFSVEFFAGRELVEAPGATIFALVRALDGMAPGFAEAAEARAAIAVNGQVVGDWTTRLEPSDEVLFVPKVAGG; via the coding sequence ATGCCCCGCGCCATCCTGCTGCCACCGTTCAGTGTCGAATTCTTTGCTGGACGGGAGCTGGTGGAGGCGCCGGGAGCCACGATATTCGCGCTTGTCCGCGCGCTGGACGGCATGGCGCCCGGCTTCGCCGAGGCTGCCGAGGCGCGCGCGGCGATTGCCGTAAACGGGCAGGTCGTGGGCGACTGGACGACGCGGCTGGAGCCGTCGGACGAGGTGCTGTTCGTGCCAAAGGTTGCCGGAGGGTGA